From the Lathyrus oleraceus cultivar Zhongwan6 chromosome 4, CAAS_Psat_ZW6_1.0, whole genome shotgun sequence genome, one window contains:
- the LOC127076762 gene encoding WAT1-related protein At4g30420, translating to MKYYLPIMVMVLIQFIYSGMTLWNRVALVEGMSPRVFVVYRHAFATIFLAPNAYLSSRRDSTSCSLNLRSFCLIFITSLIGITLNQNLFYEGLYLTSSSITSAMTNLVPAITFVIAAFAGMERVNIRSLRTIAKIFGTIICVSGAVSNTLLKGPKLLNSSLEGDANWLLGCLFLFGSMVAWSAFLILQVPAYASHPNSLSLAAWMCLMATLQSLAVTLFLDPNLNAWKIISLFQFGCILYSGVIGSGVALYLQAWCISKRGPLFSAMFNPLLTLIVTILATLWLHEEIYIGSLIGAIGVIIGLYIVLWGKAKDVVDLQEKIVDNESCGKTYLKSGLKDPLLPN from the exons ATGAAGTACTATCTCCCAATAATGGTTATGGTTTTGATACAGTTTATATATTCAGGTATGACTCTTTGGAATAGAGTGGCCCTTGTGGAGGGTATGAGCCCAAGGGTATTTGTGGTATATCGTCATGCTTTTGCAACCATTTTTCTTGCTCCCAATGCTTATTTATCATCAAG GAGAGACTCTACCTCATGTTCCTTAAATTTAAGGAGTTTTTGCTTGATATTCATCACCTCACTAATTGG AATTACGTTGAATCAAAATTTATTTTATGAGGGTCTATATTTAACGTCTTCTTCAATTACAAGTGCCATGACCAATCTTGTTCCAGCAATCACATTTGTAATAGCAGCCTTTGCGGG AATGGAGAGAGTGAACATTCGAAGCTTAAGAACTATAGCTAAAATATTTGGGACAATAATATGTGTTAGTGGAGCAGTGTCCAATACATTGTTGAAGGGTCCAAAACTACTAAATTCTTCTTTAGAAGGTGATGCAAATTGGTTGCTTGGATGTTTGTTTCTTTTTGGAAGCATGGTTGCATGGTCAGCTTTTCTCATTTTACAG GTTCCAGCTTATGCAAGCCATCCTAATTCTTTATCACTAGCAGCATGGATGTGTTTAATGGCAACATTACAATCATTAGCAGTAACATTGTTTTTGGATCCAAATCTTAATGCATGGAAGATTATTTCTCTATTTCAATTTGGTTGCATTTTATATTCA GGAGTTATAGGATCTGGAGTTGCACTTTATCTTCAAGCATGGTGCATTTCAAAGAGAGGGCCTCTTTTCTCTGCAATGTTTAATCCTCTTTTAACATTGATTGTCACTATACTAGCTACCTTATGGCTCCATGAAGAAATATATATTGGAAG TTTGATAGGTGCAATTGGAGTCATCATTGGCTTGTACATTGTACTTTGGGGTAAAGCTAAAGATGTAGTTGATCTTCAAGAGAAAATTGTTGACAATGAGTCTTGTGGAAAAACCTATTTGAAAAGTGGATTGAAAGACCCTCTATTACCTAACTAA